A window of the Xiashengella succiniciproducens genome harbors these coding sequences:
- a CDS encoding ExbD/TolR family protein, producing MGLKRRNTVNPTFSMSSMTDIVFLLLIFFMITSTLVSPNAIKLNLPQSNQQTTVKAITSVSITSDLRYYVENKRVGFDQLEATLRNRIGDQQEPYISLHVDENVPMKEVVKVMNIAKNNDYKVILATRAR from the coding sequence ATGGGATTAAAACGAAGAAATACAGTTAACCCGACTTTCAGTATGTCGTCTATGACCGACATAGTGTTCCTGTTGCTTATCTTTTTCATGATAACATCAACCCTTGTAAGTCCCAATGCCATCAAGCTGAATCTGCCACAAAGTAATCAGCAGACCACGGTTAAGGCGATTACAAGTGTTTCGATAACTTCAGATTTGAGGTATTATGTCGAAAACAAGAGGGTGGGCTTTGACCAGCTTGAGGCAACGTTACGAAACAGGATTGGAGATCAGCAGGAACCGTATATATCTCTTCATGTCGATGAGAATGTGCCGATGAAAGAAGTGGTAAAGGTTATGAACATAGCCAAGAACAACGATTATAAAGTGATTCTGGCTACCAGAGCAAGATAG
- the tsaD gene encoding tRNA (adenosine(37)-N6)-threonylcarbamoyltransferase complex transferase subunit TsaD, with protein MSVIILGIESSCDDTSAAVIKNDTILSNVIAGQKVHEEYGGVVPELASRAHQQNIIPVVDKALKDAGVRPGELDAVAFTRGPGLLGSLLVGTSFAKGMALSLGLPLIETDHLHAHVLASFIQEPGERKDVPSFPFLCLLVSGGNSQIIEVRSPLEMEIIGQTIDDAAGEAFDKCAKIMGLPYPGGPLIDKLAQEGDSKAFAFSKPRIEGFDYSFSGLKTSFLYFLRDRIKEDPDFIDKHKEDLCASLQRTIVEVLMDKLIKAAKNRGIREISLAGGVSANSGLREAVQAAGRKYKWKTYIPKLSYTTDNAAMIAMVGYHKFLKGEFASQDAAPYARQA; from the coding sequence ATGTCAGTAATTATTTTGGGAATAGAATCATCGTGCGATGATACCTCTGCAGCTGTCATCAAAAATGATACCATACTAAGCAATGTGATAGCAGGGCAGAAGGTTCATGAGGAGTATGGAGGGGTTGTGCCGGAGCTGGCATCGAGGGCTCATCAACAGAATATCATTCCTGTGGTTGACAAGGCTCTTAAGGATGCAGGGGTGAGGCCCGGTGAACTGGATGCTGTGGCATTTACGCGAGGTCCGGGGCTTTTGGGTTCGCTGTTAGTTGGTACATCCTTTGCCAAGGGGATGGCCTTATCGCTTGGATTACCACTAATCGAAACTGATCACCTGCATGCCCATGTGCTAGCTTCCTTTATTCAGGAGCCAGGTGAAAGGAAGGATGTTCCATCCTTTCCGTTTTTGTGCTTACTGGTATCGGGAGGTAACAGTCAGATTATAGAGGTTCGCAGTCCCCTTGAGATGGAGATTATTGGTCAGACAATTGATGATGCAGCAGGTGAGGCCTTTGACAAGTGCGCCAAGATCATGGGTCTGCCTTATCCGGGCGGACCGCTTATTGATAAGCTGGCACAGGAAGGTGACAGCAAGGCGTTTGCATTTAGCAAACCACGAATAGAAGGGTTTGACTACAGTTTTAGCGGATTGAAAACCTCCTTTCTTTATTTCCTGCGTGACAGGATAAAGGAAGATCCTGATTTTATTGATAAGCACAAGGAGGACCTATGCGCTTCGCTTCAAAGGACCATTGTTGAGGTTCTGATGGATAAGCTTATTAAAGCTGCTAAGAATAGAGGTATCAGAGAAATCTCTCTGGCAGGAGGTGTGTCTGCAAATAGTGGATTGAGAGAAGCTGTACAGGCTGCAGGTAGGAAGTATAAGTGGAAAACTTATATTCCAAAACTATCCTATACTACCGATAATGCCGCAATGATAGCAATGGTAGGGTATCACAAGTTTCTCAAAGGGGAATTTGCTTCTCAGGATGCAGCACCCTATGCCCGTCAGGCATAG
- the gldG gene encoding gliding motility-associated ABC transporter substrate-binding protein GldG yields MASKLNKRSIGPVIGIIVIVLINVVLSGKFFRVDLTEEKRYTLAPVTKSFLSNLETDVFIRVYLDGELNPGFRKLARSSHETLEEFRIISRGRIKYEFIDPTDNSEIVEELKELGVSPVPVFEVTADGRRIQSNVYPFAHFRVGEYEMVVNLLENVPGLNATANLNLSMEGLEYKISSSIRNMLTDEVQAVAFLEGHGELEEIDVYDISEELSHYYQVDRGSLTSDPYILDAYKVLIIAKPREKFSERDKFILDQYVMRGGKVLWLVDAVYITLDSLKGTSQTPGVASELGIEDLLFRYGVRINMELLQDVQSSLIPVNVAPQGEQARMVPMPWMFNPLMSTNTSHPVTRGVNLVKGEFVSSIDTVGTFGLMRRDILLQTGQYSRRLPVPVYVSIAMVNEQPNREEFNQSYIPTAVAMEGVFPSLFANRPVPPGVDINLSDIKRKSVATRMIVVADGDVIRNDVRMRYSASPQIVPLGYDEVSSQNFGNKDFILNAVHYLADDEGWMSLRTRDYRIRLLDREKLAHDLDFWKWINLAVPPLFLLLIGAGFIIWRRYKYR; encoded by the coding sequence ATGGCTTCAAAACTAAATAAGAGAAGCATCGGGCCTGTGATTGGCATCATAGTTATAGTTTTGATCAACGTAGTCTTATCGGGCAAGTTCTTTCGTGTTGACCTGACTGAGGAGAAGCGTTATACCCTGGCCCCTGTCACAAAGTCGTTTTTGAGTAATCTTGAAACTGATGTGTTTATCAGGGTATATCTTGACGGAGAGCTAAATCCGGGATTCAGGAAGTTGGCCCGCTCATCACATGAGACGCTGGAGGAATTCAGGATTATTTCACGTGGCAGGATTAAATATGAGTTTATAGATCCAACTGATAATTCAGAAATAGTAGAAGAATTAAAGGAGCTTGGTGTATCACCAGTTCCTGTCTTTGAGGTCACTGCAGACGGGCGTAGGATCCAATCAAACGTTTATCCCTTTGCTCATTTCAGGGTAGGGGAGTATGAGATGGTTGTCAATTTGCTTGAGAATGTACCGGGACTGAATGCAACCGCCAATCTCAACCTTTCGATGGAGGGGCTTGAATACAAGATTAGTAGTTCAATCCGCAATATGCTCACTGATGAGGTTCAGGCAGTTGCCTTCCTTGAGGGGCATGGTGAACTGGAAGAGATTGATGTCTATGATATAAGTGAGGAATTGTCGCATTACTACCAGGTTGACAGGGGCTCATTGACTTCTGATCCATACATACTTGATGCATACAAGGTGCTGATAATAGCCAAGCCCAGAGAGAAGTTTTCCGAGAGGGATAAATTCATCCTCGATCAGTATGTGATGAGGGGAGGAAAGGTGCTTTGGCTTGTCGATGCAGTTTATATTACTCTCGATAGTTTGAAGGGAACTAGCCAGACTCCTGGAGTTGCTAGCGAATTAGGTATAGAGGATCTGCTTTTCCGTTATGGTGTCAGGATTAATATGGAGTTGCTACAAGATGTACAATCTTCACTTATCCCTGTCAATGTTGCTCCTCAAGGCGAGCAAGCCAGAATGGTTCCAATGCCATGGATGTTCAATCCGCTTATGAGTACCAATACTTCACATCCTGTTACAAGAGGTGTCAATCTTGTGAAAGGTGAGTTTGTAAGTAGCATAGATACAGTGGGTACTTTTGGTTTGATGAGAAGAGACATTTTGCTGCAGACTGGGCAGTACTCACGACGTTTGCCAGTGCCTGTATATGTTTCGATTGCAATGGTCAACGAACAGCCCAACAGGGAGGAGTTCAATCAGAGTTATATTCCTACTGCAGTAGCCATGGAAGGGGTATTTCCTTCATTGTTTGCTAACAGACCTGTACCCCCTGGGGTTGATATAAATCTGTCTGATATCAAACGCAAGAGTGTAGCTACCCGAATGATAGTAGTGGCAGACGGAGATGTAATCCGCAATGATGTAAGGATGCGCTATAGTGCCTCACCTCAGATTGTACCGCTGGGTTATGATGAGGTTTCAAGCCAGAACTTCGGAAACAAGGACTTTATATTGAATGCTGTGCATTATCTGGCCGATGATGAGGGCTGGATGAGCCTGCGCACCAGGGATTATCGTATCAGATTACTTGACAGGGAGAAACTGGCACATGACCTTGATTTCTGGAAGTGGATCAACCTGGCAGTGCCTCCACTTTTCCTCCTTCTGATAGGAGCAGGATTTATTATCTGGCGCAGATATAAGTACAGATAG
- the gldF gene encoding gliding motility-associated ABC transporter permease subunit GldF, with product MLALWKKEIMSFFGSMTGYLVAGVFLVATSLFLWFIPGNMNIPMGGYATLEPLFWIAPWIYLFLVPATTMRLFAEEKRNRTIELLLTHPVSEWHIVLSKYFAGLTLVVLSLVPTLVFYYSVNQLASPAGNLDHGAIWGSYLGLVLLAAIYVAIGVFTSSLGKNQIIAFVLAVVLCYFFYDGFAAAASLPGLKGAGSLLAYLGIAEHYDSISRGVLDSRDLLYFISVSVIFLWLTRTVLNRR from the coding sequence ATGCTTGCACTTTGGAAGAAGGAAATAATGAGCTTTTTCGGATCGATGACCGGTTACCTTGTAGCCGGCGTCTTTCTTGTTGCAACCTCTCTTTTTCTGTGGTTTATCCCGGGTAACATGAATATTCCCATGGGAGGGTACGCTACGCTAGAGCCCTTGTTCTGGATTGCCCCATGGATCTATCTATTTCTGGTTCCGGCAACCACGATGAGACTGTTTGCCGAGGAGAAGCGCAACAGAACTATAGAGCTGCTGCTGACTCATCCTGTTTCCGAATGGCACATCGTATTGTCAAAGTATTTTGCAGGGTTAACCCTTGTTGTATTATCTCTTGTACCGACACTGGTATTTTACTATTCAGTAAATCAACTTGCAAGTCCGGCTGGGAATCTGGACCACGGAGCAATATGGGGTTCCTATCTTGGGCTGGTGTTACTAGCAGCCATCTATGTGGCTATTGGGGTTTTTACTTCTTCCCTTGGTAAAAACCAGATAATAGCCTTTGTGCTGGCTGTGGTACTTTGTTATTTTTTCTATGACGGCTTTGCTGCTGCGGCCTCCCTGCCTGGCCTTAAAGGCGCAGGCAGCCTGCTTGCATATTTGGGAATAGCCGAGCACTATGATTCTATTAGTCGTGGGGTGCTTGATTCACGTGACCTTTTGTATTTTATCTCGGTTTCAGTGATCTTCCTTTGGCTAACCAGAACAGTATTAAACAGGAGATAA
- the surE gene encoding 5'/3'-nucleotidase SurE, translating into MEKIKKDHRPLILVTNDDGVQAKGLKALVEAVRPFGDVVVIAPDSGMSGMSHAITVTRPLYLTKVLEEEGLTIFKSSGTPSDCVKLALHEVLGDKPDYLVSGINHGTNSSISMHYSGTVAGAKEGTFNAIPSIAFSLLDHSADADFSHAVNYVRQVFELVLEHGMAEGVCYNVNMPKGEIKGLRVCRQAKGNWIEGFEKRYEPGTGKPYYWMTGSYVNLDTDAEDTDEWTLDHGYAALVPFTIDPTCMETVSRLKSLGVEDRLPVSN; encoded by the coding sequence ATGGAAAAGATTAAGAAGGACCACAGGCCACTGATCCTGGTGACAAATGATGACGGAGTGCAGGCAAAAGGATTAAAGGCTCTTGTTGAGGCGGTACGGCCCTTCGGAGATGTGGTAGTGATTGCACCTGATAGTGGAATGTCGGGTATGTCGCATGCTATTACGGTAACCCGTCCGCTATACCTGACCAAGGTTCTCGAGGAAGAGGGACTTACAATATTCAAATCCAGCGGGACTCCTTCTGATTGTGTCAAACTGGCTCTGCATGAGGTATTGGGAGATAAGCCCGATTACCTTGTTTCAGGAATCAATCACGGAACGAACAGTTCGATAAGTATGCACTATTCAGGCACTGTTGCAGGTGCAAAGGAAGGCACGTTCAATGCAATCCCATCAATAGCTTTTTCTTTACTTGACCATAGCGCTGATGCTGATTTTTCGCATGCTGTAAACTATGTCCGTCAGGTCTTTGAACTTGTGCTTGAACATGGAATGGCTGAGGGGGTATGTTACAATGTAAATATGCCCAAGGGAGAAATTAAAGGTTTGAGGGTATGTCGTCAGGCTAAGGGTAACTGGATTGAAGGATTTGAGAAGCGTTATGAACCAGGTACAGGTAAGCCGTATTACTGGATGACAGGTAGCTATGTCAATCTTGATACGGACGCTGAGGATACTGATGAGTGGACTCTGGACCATGGCTATGCAGCTCTGGTACCATTCACTATCGATCCTACATGTATGGAGACAGTCAGTAGGCTTAAGAGTTTGGGAGTTGAGGATAGGCTTCCGGTATCAAATTAA
- a CDS encoding MotA/TolQ/ExbB proton channel family protein — MNPFLMIQAAGQVAAGLEGEGEEVVTQSIDLIELGMMGGWIMYPLLLMSIIAIYIFIERFMVLRRASNIDTTFMNRIRDYIHDGKIDSALALCRSSNHPIARMIEKGITRIGRPLSDINAAIENVGNLEVASLEKGLSTLASIAGGAPMLGFLGTVIGMVISFWEMANSGANIVISQLAGGIYTALVTTVGGLIVGIIAYFAYNILVSKIQKVVFTMEAQSIEFMDLLYEPAN, encoded by the coding sequence ATGAATCCTTTTTTGATGATACAGGCAGCCGGACAGGTTGCAGCAGGCCTAGAGGGTGAAGGAGAAGAAGTTGTAACCCAAAGCATAGACCTGATAGAGCTTGGTATGATGGGTGGCTGGATTATGTATCCTTTGCTGCTTATGTCAATAATTGCAATATACATTTTTATTGAGCGTTTTATGGTGCTCAGAAGGGCATCGAATATCGATACCACCTTTATGAACAGGATCAGGGATTATATACATGACGGAAAGATAGATTCTGCACTTGCATTGTGCCGTTCGAGCAATCACCCCATAGCACGTATGATTGAGAAAGGTATTACACGTATTGGTCGTCCTCTTAGTGATATCAATGCAGCTATTGAGAATGTGGGCAACCTTGAGGTTGCATCACTTGAAAAGGGTCTTTCAACTCTGGCCTCCATAGCCGGTGGAGCTCCTATGCTTGGTTTCCTTGGTACAGTAATTGGTATGGTAATTTCGTTCTGGGAAATGGCTAATTCAGGAGCCAACATAGTTATATCTCAACTTGCTGGCGGTATCTATACTGCTCTTGTAACAACAGTTGGAGGTTTGATAGTAGGTATTATAGCCTATTTCGCATACAACATCCTTGTTTCAAAGATTCAGAAAGTTGTGTTTACAATGGAAGCACAGAGCATTGAATTTATGGATTTGTTGTATGAACCTGCAAATTAA
- the pheT gene encoding phenylalanine--tRNA ligase subunit beta — translation MNISYKWLKEYIDTDKTPEQIAAILTSLGLEVGSIEEIETIKGGLKGVLVGEVLTCQKHPNADKLSVTTVNVGGSEPLHVVCGAPNVAAGQKVLVATVGTKLYNGDEAFEIKKAKIRGELSEGMICAEDELGVGTDHSGIMVLPAGTPVGMPAAEYFNIENDVVFEVDLTPNRIDAASHLGVARDLAAHFAAQNKDAGLRWPSVDAFKIDNNSYPVKVTIERSEACARYSGVTISGVTVKESPDWLKNKLRTIGMTPINNVVDITNFVLHECGQPLHAFDGDKVTGNHVIVKTLPAGSKFITLDEKERELHADDLMICNEVEGMCIAGVFGGVKSGVSATTTRIFLESACFNPTFIRKTSRRHNLFTDASFRFERGSDPEMTIYALKRAALLIKEVAGGVISSDIIDVYPTPAKGSEVELSWANLKRLVGKTLEASLVKTILKALDIKVVEETAVGLKLLTPPYRVDVLREADVIEEILRVYGYNNVEIPAIQQSAIVTTPKPDHHRIRNLIAEQLLGAGFTEIMSNSLTKAAYYSNSQTFKAENTVILNNPLSSDLNGLRQTLIFGGLETIERNRNRQHPDLKLFELGNCYYYNTEGDKGKQSSYKEELKLTLFITGARVPQNWNSPRQEVSFADIKRYAENVLLRMGLSETDWKTEGITPDLLSDGLNYSLAGKQLMTVGMVSHNLLRSFDIDDEVFVAEIIWDQLVSCTAKHKVLYKELSRFPEVKRDLALLLDEHVKYAEIEAVALKTEKKYLKNITLFDVYQGDNIEKGKKSYAVSFVLEDTEKTLTDGQIANIMGRLTAAFEKELGAKLRG, via the coding sequence ATGAACATTTCTTATAAGTGGTTAAAGGAATACATAGACACTGACAAAACACCCGAACAAATAGCAGCGATTCTGACCTCACTCGGCCTTGAAGTAGGCAGCATTGAAGAAATCGAAACCATCAAGGGCGGCCTTAAAGGTGTGCTTGTTGGCGAGGTACTTACCTGCCAGAAACACCCCAACGCCGATAAGCTAAGTGTGACCACCGTTAACGTTGGGGGTAGTGAACCTCTGCATGTGGTTTGCGGTGCTCCCAATGTGGCTGCAGGTCAGAAAGTACTGGTTGCCACCGTAGGCACCAAATTATACAACGGTGACGAAGCCTTTGAAATCAAGAAGGCTAAGATTCGTGGCGAACTATCTGAAGGGATGATTTGTGCTGAGGATGAGCTTGGAGTGGGTACCGACCATAGCGGAATCATGGTACTTCCCGCAGGCACACCGGTAGGTATGCCTGCTGCCGAGTATTTCAATATTGAAAATGATGTTGTCTTTGAAGTTGATTTAACGCCAAACCGTATAGACGCGGCTTCACACCTTGGTGTGGCTCGGGACCTTGCTGCTCACTTTGCGGCACAAAACAAAGACGCCGGCCTGAGATGGCCTTCTGTCGATGCATTTAAAATTGACAACAACAGCTATCCTGTCAAGGTTACTATTGAGAGAAGCGAAGCTTGTGCACGTTACTCAGGTGTTACAATCAGTGGTGTTACTGTTAAGGAATCACCCGACTGGCTCAAGAACAAGTTGAGGACTATTGGTATGACTCCCATCAACAACGTGGTGGACATAACCAACTTTGTGCTTCATGAGTGCGGCCAACCTCTACATGCGTTTGACGGAGATAAGGTAACAGGCAATCATGTGATAGTAAAGACTCTGCCTGCAGGCTCAAAATTTATCACCCTCGATGAAAAAGAAAGGGAACTGCATGCAGACGACCTTATGATCTGCAATGAAGTAGAAGGTATGTGTATCGCAGGTGTGTTTGGTGGAGTAAAGAGTGGTGTAAGTGCGACTACCACCAGGATCTTCCTTGAAAGTGCCTGCTTCAACCCGACATTTATCAGAAAGACATCCAGACGACATAACCTGTTTACAGATGCCTCCTTCAGGTTTGAAAGAGGAAGCGACCCCGAAATGACTATCTATGCACTTAAGAGGGCAGCCTTGCTGATCAAGGAAGTTGCAGGAGGTGTAATTTCAAGTGATATTATCGATGTTTATCCTACTCCAGCCAAAGGTAGTGAGGTTGAACTAAGCTGGGCGAACCTCAAAAGACTTGTTGGTAAGACTCTTGAAGCTTCACTTGTTAAGACCATATTGAAGGCACTTGATATAAAGGTGGTTGAAGAGACAGCTGTCGGACTAAAGCTTTTGACACCTCCATATCGTGTGGATGTACTAAGGGAAGCCGATGTTATAGAAGAAATATTACGTGTATATGGTTACAATAATGTTGAAATACCTGCAATTCAACAATCGGCAATTGTAACAACTCCAAAGCCAGATCACCACAGGATCAGAAATCTGATAGCTGAGCAATTGCTTGGTGCGGGCTTTACCGAAATAATGAGCAATTCACTGACTAAGGCTGCTTATTACAGCAATTCTCAGACTTTCAAAGCTGAAAATACTGTAATTCTAAACAATCCTTTGAGCAGTGATCTCAATGGCTTGAGGCAGACTCTTATCTTCGGTGGGCTTGAAACCATAGAAAGAAACCGCAACAGACAGCATCCCGACCTTAAACTATTTGAGTTGGGCAACTGCTACTATTATAATACAGAAGGAGACAAAGGAAAGCAAAGCAGCTATAAGGAAGAACTTAAGCTGACTCTGTTTATAACCGGAGCCAGGGTACCGCAAAATTGGAACAGCCCAAGACAGGAAGTAAGTTTTGCAGATATAAAGAGATATGCTGAGAATGTACTACTACGCATGGGACTTTCTGAAACAGACTGGAAAACAGAAGGTATTACACCAGACCTGCTAAGTGACGGTCTTAACTATAGCCTTGCTGGTAAACAACTGATGACCGTAGGTATGGTATCACACAACCTGCTCAGGAGTTTCGACATCGACGACGAAGTATTCGTTGCCGAAATCATTTGGGACCAGCTTGTATCATGCACGGCCAAACACAAGGTTCTATACAAGGAACTCTCACGCTTCCCCGAAGTTAAGCGCGACCTTGCCCTATTGCTGGATGAGCATGTCAAATATGCCGAGATCGAAGCTGTAGCCTTGAAAACTGAAAAGAAGTATTTGAAGAACATTACTCTATTTGACGTTTATCAGGGTGATAATATTGAAAAAGGCAAGAAATCCTACGCTGTAAGCTTTGTCTTGGAAGATACCGAAAAGACACTTACTGACGGACAGATAGCAAATATTATGGGCAGACTTACCGCTGCTTTCGAAAAGGAACTGGGAGCCAAACTTAGAGGATAA
- the lpxB gene encoding lipid-A-disaccharide synthase — protein MKYYIIAGEASGDLHAANLMKALKKHDPMAHFRYWGGDKMQAEGGQLVRHYRQTAYMGVFEVLANLGKIARNFKFCRADIVKYDPDVVILVDYAGFNLRVARYAKQLGYKVYYYIAPKIWAWNTGRVRKIKKYVDKVFSIMPFESEFYAKYNVPVLYSGSPLMDAIENRPHKGEGFNSFVKRNGLSNKPIIALLAGSRLQEISRILPDMLAMEAYFPDYQFVIAGAPSFTIDDYSTYLNGHESVSVVFGETYALVECAHAAMVTSGTATLETALLRCPQVVCYKMWGGGFTNFMAKNVIMKVPYISLVNLIMNREVVKELFQSTFSRESLKNELSLLCYDEQYRTRILEGYEELALIVGKAGSSDRTAGEIWQTLNDTK, from the coding sequence ATGAAGTATTACATAATAGCAGGGGAGGCATCGGGTGATCTTCACGCTGCCAACCTGATGAAAGCATTGAAGAAGCATGATCCTATGGCTCACTTCCGCTACTGGGGTGGAGATAAGATGCAGGCGGAAGGGGGACAGCTTGTAAGGCATTACAGGCAGACAGCATATATGGGTGTGTTTGAGGTGCTTGCCAACCTTGGAAAGATAGCTCGTAATTTCAAGTTCTGCAGGGCAGATATTGTCAAGTACGACCCTGATGTAGTAATCCTTGTGGACTATGCAGGATTCAATCTGAGGGTGGCCAGATATGCAAAACAACTTGGATATAAAGTCTACTATTATATTGCACCTAAGATTTGGGCCTGGAATACAGGCCGAGTCAGGAAAATCAAGAAATACGTAGACAAGGTCTTCTCAATAATGCCCTTTGAATCGGAGTTTTATGCAAAATATAACGTGCCTGTTTTATACTCCGGTTCCCCGTTGATGGATGCAATCGAAAACAGGCCCCATAAAGGTGAAGGGTTTAACAGTTTTGTAAAGCGTAACGGGCTAAGCAACAAACCAATAATTGCACTTCTTGCAGGCAGTCGCCTACAAGAAATCAGCAGGATACTACCTGATATGTTGGCAATGGAGGCTTACTTTCCGGATTATCAATTTGTTATAGCAGGAGCTCCATCCTTTACTATTGATGATTACAGTACTTATCTCAACGGTCATGAATCAGTATCAGTAGTCTTTGGGGAAACATACGCACTTGTAGAGTGTGCTCATGCGGCTATGGTGACTTCCGGTACTGCAACATTGGAGACGGCCTTGCTGAGATGTCCCCAGGTAGTGTGCTATAAAATGTGGGGTGGAGGCTTTACCAATTTTATGGCAAAGAATGTGATAATGAAGGTGCCTTACATTTCTCTTGTCAACCTGATAATGAACCGGGAGGTGGTGAAGGAGCTGTTTCAAAGTACATTCTCACGCGAGTCATTAAAGAATGAGCTTTCTTTGCTTTGCTATGATGAACAGTACAGAACTCGTATACTTGAGGGTTATGAAGAACTGGCGTTGATAGTTGGCAAAGCCGGCAGCAGTGATCGCACAGCCGGAGAGATTTGGCAGACACTTAATGACACGAAATAA
- a CDS encoding TonB family protein — MDERPSDKSLGVFGTIVFHLLLLLALIFISISSVDPGDEGILVALGDSPTGQGQFTPSSSAPAAQTSTPPASQPASTPPPTPSASTPARQQVLTQNTEEAPAISAQEKARQEEQKRIAEQERQRQAEIERQRKAEQERQRQEELERQRIAELERQKREQQAQQAAAVRNTVSGALSNSGSNSQSEGDTGGSGTQGALTGDPNVTNRTGTGQGSEGVDYSHSLKGRTADGEWPRPEYPIEEQGKVVVNVTVDKNGNVIRAEATPYGSTFQNKELWRAAERAAFKAKFNKAPEAAAEQHGSITYHFNLK, encoded by the coding sequence ATGGACGAAAGACCAAGTGACAAGAGTTTAGGGGTGTTTGGAACTATAGTGTTTCACCTGTTGCTGCTGCTGGCGCTGATTTTTATTAGCATCAGTAGTGTGGATCCTGGTGATGAAGGTATATTGGTTGCGCTTGGAGATTCACCGACCGGACAGGGGCAATTTACTCCTTCCTCATCTGCTCCTGCAGCTCAAACTTCGACTCCCCCTGCTTCTCAACCGGCTTCAACACCCCCGCCAACACCTTCGGCATCAACACCTGCACGTCAACAGGTCCTGACTCAGAACACAGAGGAAGCTCCGGCTATATCTGCCCAGGAGAAGGCACGTCAGGAAGAGCAGAAGAGGATTGCTGAGCAGGAACGTCAACGGCAGGCTGAAATAGAAAGACAACGTAAGGCTGAGCAGGAGCGTCAGCGTCAGGAAGAGCTGGAAAGACAAAGGATAGCAGAACTTGAAAGGCAGAAAAGGGAGCAGCAGGCCCAGCAGGCTGCCGCTGTACGTAATACTGTAAGCGGGGCCTTAAGTAATTCGGGCAGTAATTCTCAATCTGAAGGTGATACAGGTGGTAGCGGTACCCAGGGTGCCCTTACGGGCGATCCAAATGTCACTAACAGGACGGGAACTGGACAGGGAAGTGAGGGGGTTGATTATAGTCATAGTCTTAAGGGACGTACTGCTGACGGAGAATGGCCCCGACCAGAGTATCCTATTGAGGAACAGGGAAAAGTTGTAGTGAATGTTACAGTGGACAAAAACGGTAATGTTATAAGAGCAGAGGCAACCCCTTACGGTTCTACCTTTCAGAATAAGGAGCTATGGAGAGCCGCTGAAAGGGCTGCCTTTAAGGCTAAGTTTAACAAGGCACCCGAAGCTGCTGCTGAGCAGCATGGAAGTATTACCTATCATTTCAATTTGAAATAA